One Planctomycetaceae bacterium DNA segment encodes these proteins:
- a CDS encoding HAMP domain-containing sensor histidine kinase, with amino-acid sequence MADFRRKRRHLRLPIWSSVVLASLNITLMVVLIVLLARQNAWPALTLGAIALGISLFAISFYSVLTIKEIQLNRRQSNFVDSVTHELKTPIAALRLYLDTLQMRQLTDDDRSEFYGTMNTELERLDQMISQLLEVGRLDALGSQTDPEHVDLTKLLRNAAEAACARHKCDPAEVFTFDLAPVAMHSRRMVLEMIFGNIIDNAVKYGGEPPAVTVTSLPRGRDRVVVRIRDQGSGIPDELRTRIFQMFFRGNDELQRTRKGTGLGLYIVKTLVGIQKGRVTVHDGPGGVGTVFEVVLPGRAVVAQDPAGALQPSTGKLSLQQEPGRAVGAAQK; translated from the coding sequence GTGGCGGATTTTCGTCGAAAGCGTCGTCACCTCAGACTGCCGATCTGGAGCAGTGTGGTGCTCGCGTCGCTGAACATTACGCTGATGGTCGTGCTGATTGTCCTGCTGGCCCGGCAGAACGCCTGGCCGGCACTGACTCTGGGAGCCATCGCACTGGGCATCAGCCTGTTCGCAATTTCCTTCTATTCCGTGCTGACGATTAAGGAAATTCAACTGAACCGGCGGCAGTCAAACTTCGTTGACAGTGTCACTCACGAATTGAAAACGCCCATCGCCGCATTGCGGTTGTACCTGGATACTCTGCAGATGCGGCAGTTGACGGACGACGACCGCAGCGAGTTCTACGGCACAATGAATACGGAGCTGGAGCGGCTTGACCAGATGATTAGCCAGTTGCTGGAAGTCGGCCGCCTGGATGCTCTTGGCAGCCAGACCGATCCCGAACACGTCGACCTGACAAAGCTGCTGCGAAATGCCGCCGAAGCCGCATGCGCCCGACACAAGTGCGATCCGGCCGAAGTGTTCACCTTCGACCTGGCTCCCGTTGCAATGCACAGTCGGCGGATGGTGCTGGAAATGATCTTCGGGAACATTATCGACAACGCCGTCAAATACGGTGGCGAACCGCCGGCAGTGACGGTGACGTCGCTGCCTCGCGGACGCGATCGCGTGGTTGTCCGAATTCGGGACCAGGGATCCGGAATCCCCGACGAACTGCGGACACGGATCTTTCAGATGTTCTTCCGGGGCAACGACGAACTTCAGCGAACACGCAAGGGCACCGGTCTGGGACTGTACATCGTCAAGACGCTGGTCGGGATTCAGAAGGGACGCGTGACGGTCCATGACGGCCCCGGCGGCGTCGGCACTGTATTCGAAGTCGTGCTGCCGGGACGAGCGGTCGTGGCGCAGGATCCGGCCGGCGCGTTGCAGCCGTCGACCGGAAAACTTTCATTAC
- a CDS encoding Uma2 family endonuclease gives MGETELHQGWMIRIQDLLRQRYRNQHVHVGSDLLVYYEEGNPRRFVVPDVFVVLDCDPGLRRTFRIWEERRVPDVVFEVTSRSTRHQDQVFKPQLYGQLGVKELFLYDPSADYLEPPLRGFRLANGTMEPIPEHDETLACRTLGIELSLLDNELILADAATKQPLLTRAEVAEQAEQQALRAEQQALQALDRERRAAYEAQQAAQARIAELEEKLRQLQRESD, from the coding sequence ATGGGCGAAACCGAGCTGCATCAGGGCTGGATGATCCGGATTCAGGATCTGCTGCGGCAGCGCTACCGGAATCAGCATGTTCACGTTGGCAGCGACCTGCTGGTTTACTATGAGGAAGGCAATCCTCGCCGGTTTGTCGTGCCGGATGTCTTCGTCGTGCTGGACTGCGATCCGGGCCTGCGGCGAACGTTCAGAATCTGGGAAGAACGCCGCGTTCCCGATGTCGTGTTCGAGGTCACCTCGCGCAGTACGCGTCACCAGGATCAGGTCTTCAAGCCGCAGCTCTACGGACAGTTGGGAGTGAAGGAACTGTTTCTGTACGACCCGTCCGCGGACTACCTTGAACCTCCCCTGCGCGGATTTCGACTGGCCAACGGAACGATGGAACCGATCCCGGAACATGATGAAACGCTGGCGTGCCGGACCCTGGGCATTGAGTTGAGTCTGCTCGATAATGAGCTCATTCTGGCCGATGCCGCCACCAAACAGCCTCTGCTGACCAGGGCCGAAGTGGCGGAGCAGGCCGAACAGCAGGCGCTGCGGGCCGAACAGCAGGCGCTGCAGGCGCTCGACCGGGAACGCAGGGCAGCATACGAAGCTCAGCAGGCCGCGCAGGCGCGCATCGCGGAACTGGAAGAGAAGCTTCGACAGTTACAGCGCGAATCAGACTGA
- a CDS encoding sigma-70 family RNA polymerase sigma factor, giving the protein MMVTMEKRRTARLSDAARNDLVLEHLGYVRHILSKLVLQLPYGIDTENLESAGVLGLIEASGHFDPARNVEFKTFAYQRIRGAILDELRRNCPLSQQMLQKIAFLRDCREQLHEPITIEELADEARMSDEEVSECMQASRLARPESWDDSLGEHSAVNPDESQWSVEQDEMKQVLTDGIELLPDTMRIAVTLHYSENLKLREVGEVLGLSESRVSRIVNAARERLRDYAKSRGY; this is encoded by the coding sequence ATGATGGTAACGATGGAAAAACGACGCACCGCAAGGCTATCCGACGCGGCGCGGAACGATCTGGTTCTGGAGCATCTGGGATACGTTCGGCACATCCTGTCGAAGCTGGTGCTTCAGTTGCCATACGGAATCGATACCGAAAACCTGGAATCCGCCGGGGTACTGGGCCTGATCGAAGCCAGCGGGCATTTTGATCCCGCCCGAAACGTCGAATTCAAGACATTCGCCTACCAGCGAATTCGCGGAGCGATCCTGGACGAACTTCGCCGCAATTGCCCGCTGTCTCAGCAGATGCTTCAGAAGATCGCGTTTCTGCGAGACTGCCGGGAACAGCTGCACGAACCGATCACCATCGAAGAACTTGCTGACGAAGCCCGGATGTCCGACGAAGAAGTGTCTGAGTGCATGCAGGCGTCGCGTCTGGCACGGCCCGAAAGCTGGGACGATTCGCTGGGAGAACACAGCGCCGTCAACCCGGACGAATCGCAGTGGTCGGTCGAACAGGACGAAATGAAGCAGGTACTGACTGACGGCATCGAACTGCTTCCCGACACGATGAGAATCGCCGTCACGCTGCACTATTCCGAAAACCTGAAACTGCGCGAAGTCGGCGAAGTTCTGGGACTTTCGGAATCGCGAGTCTCCCGCATCGTCAATGCCGCCCGGGAACGCCTGCGAGACTACGCGAAGTCGCGCGGTTACTGA
- a CDS encoding YggS family pyridoxal phosphate-dependent enzyme — translation MEAREVIRGNLSDVRREVAEACRHVGRDPDSVKLVAVTKYADWEWVRHLATLHHSFGEARPQQLAERQPQLPDVEWHLIGQLQRNKVRIALQHAALIHSVDSLKLLERISTVAGDLKVHPSVLLEVNVSGEASKSGFSSSTLQTEWPQICRHAGAVNIAGLMTMAPASDDPENARPAFRGLRKLRDQLAAQPVSQSAGLQLPELSMGMSGDFAVAVEEGATLIRIGSRLFDGLCR, via the coding sequence ATGGAAGCCCGCGAAGTCATCCGAGGAAACCTGTCTGACGTCCGGCGTGAAGTCGCCGAAGCCTGCCGTCACGTCGGCCGCGATCCGGACTCCGTGAAACTGGTCGCCGTCACCAAGTACGCCGACTGGGAATGGGTCCGGCACCTGGCGACTTTGCATCACTCTTTTGGTGAAGCCCGGCCTCAGCAACTTGCGGAACGGCAGCCGCAGCTTCCCGACGTCGAATGGCACCTGATCGGTCAGTTGCAGCGCAACAAGGTTCGCATCGCGCTGCAACATGCCGCGCTGATCCATTCCGTCGATTCATTGAAGCTGCTGGAACGGATCTCGACCGTCGCCGGTGACCTGAAGGTGCACCCGTCGGTACTGTTGGAAGTAAACGTTTCCGGTGAAGCATCCAAGTCCGGGTTTTCGTCGTCGACGCTTCAGACTGAATGGCCGCAGATCTGCCGTCACGCCGGTGCTGTCAACATCGCAGGCCTGATGACGATGGCTCCCGCCAGTGACGATCCCGAAAACGCTCGCCCGGCGTTTCGGGGACTGCGGAAACTTCGTGACCAGCTAGCCGCTCAACCGGTTTCTCAGTCTGCTGGTCTTCAACTTCCGGAACTCTCGATGGGTATGAGCGGGGATTTCGCAGTTGCGGTCGAAGAAGGCGCCACGCTGATCCGCATCGGCAGCCGGCTGTTTGACGGCCTGTGCCGATAG